From the genome of Primulina eburnea isolate SZY01 chromosome 12, ASM2296580v1, whole genome shotgun sequence, one region includes:
- the LOC140807897 gene encoding probable serine/threonine-protein kinase PBL7 translates to MDIVYDRSTFDEPSLCPINQMTHHFSKSADKNFRNYLVEDRATRDGSKIIHRRSRLLLRYQRNYGPSDPGALSLSISNNASSISERRGCSESSSTSFNDDPFDFSGLEAELKIKKSWTDHEESIHIRPRPFTFRELAAATKDFRPDLILSEGGFGRLYKGRLKGSKQVVAVKQIGLQGNRECLNEVLMLSLLHHPNIVNLIGYCADGDHRFLVHEYMPFGSLDDHLHGLPPEKAPLDWNTRIKIAVGVAKCLAYMHDMANPPVIHRNVKSSNILLGEGYHPKLSDFGLAKLPDGDATRVFTTIKGTYGYCAPEYAMTGRLTVKADVYSYGVVLLEIITGRKAIDNSRAVGETDLVLWAHPLFGDRRKFMQMADPMLQGRYPIRGLYQALATAAMCLQIDPDARPSMTDVATAINYVASQN, encoded by the exons TTCGATGAACCCAGCTTGTGCCCCATTAACCAAATGACCCACCACTTTTCGAAGTCTGCTGacaagaattttcgaaattatcttGTAGAAGACCGTGCAACAAGAGATGGGTCTAAAATCATTCACCGTAGAAGCAGACTCCTTCTTCGGTATCAGCGAAATTATGGA CCATCGGATCCCGGAGCTTTATCGTTATCAATATCGAACAACGCATCATCTATTTCAGAACGAAGAGGCTGCTCCGAATCGAGCTCTACTTCCTTCAATGATGATCCCTTTGACTTCTCAGGACTTGAAG CAGAGCTGAAGATAAAAAAATCTTGGACGGATCATGAGGAATCGATTCATATCCGTCCACGCCCATTTACTTTTCGTGAATTGGCTGCTGCTACTAAAGATTTTAGaccagatttgattttgagtgAAGGTGGATTTGGAAGGTTGTATAAAGGTCGACTTAAGGGCAGTAAACAG GTCGTGGCTGTAAAGCAAATTGGTTTGCAAGGGAACCGGGAATGTCTAAATGAAGTGTTGATGCTGAGTTTACTTCACCACCCAAACATCGTGAACCTCATAGGGTATTGTGCTGATGGTGACCATAGATTTTTAGTTCATGAATACATGCCATTTGGATCTTTGGATGACCATCTACATG GCCTTCCACCTGAGAAAGCACCGCTTGACTGGAACACGAGAATTAAAATAGCCGTTGGTGTAGCAAAGTGCTTGgcatatatgcatgatatggcAAATCCACCTGTTATTCACCGAAATGTGAAGAGCTCAAATATTTTACTCGGTGAAGGGTATCATCCCAAGCTATCTGATTTTGGATTGGCCAAATTGCCGGATGGTGACGCAACACGAGTATTTACTACAATTAAAGGAACATATGGCTATTGTGCACCAGAATATGCAATGACAGGACGACTTACGGTCAAAGCAGATGTTTACAGTTACGGAGTTGTCCTACTGGAGATAATCACTGGCAGAAAGGCCATCGACAATTCAAGAGCTGTTGGAGAGACTGATTTAGTTTTATGG GCTCATCCTTTATTTGGAGATCGAAGAAAATTCATGCAGATGGCTGATCCCATGCTGCAAGGTCGGTACCCAATTAGGGGCCTGTATCAGGCTCTTGCTACTGCTGCTATGTGCCTTCAGATCGATCCCGATGCCCGACCTTCCATGACAGATGTGGCTACAGCCATAAATTACGTTGCTTCTCAGAACTGA